One Rhododendron vialii isolate Sample 1 chromosome 2a, ASM3025357v1 genomic region harbors:
- the LOC131317713 gene encoding early light-induced protein 1, chloroplastic-like: MATSSVMQSILVSPVAGVAKGLGSNRLSPYCRMPHQRRSSSVAVRCTAEDGQKEEAAPTATPSTPSPLPIPPLPPKAKVSTDFFDVLAFSGPAPERINGRLAMIGFMAAIAVELSKGEDLFTQISNGGIPWFLLPWFLLITGVLSAAFLIPLFSGVTMESKSKPFWSSNAEMWNGRFAMLGLVALAFTEFVKGGALIV; this comes from the exons ATGGCCACTTCGTCGGTGATGCAGTCCATTCTAGTGAGCCCGGTGGCGGGCGTCGCGAAAGGGTTGGGTTCGAATCGGTTGAGCCCTTACTGCCGTATGCCCCATCAGAGGAGGAGTTCTAGCGTTGCAGTGCGCTGCACGGCCGAG GATGGTCAGAAGGAGGAAGCGGCACCCACGGCCACTCCATCAACTCCGTCACCCCTGCCAATTCCTCCACTTCCCCCGAAGGCTAAG GTCAGCACCGATTTCTTCGACGTGCTCGCATTCAGTGGGCCGGCGCCGGAGAGAATCAACGGCAGGCTCGCCATGATCGGCTTCATGGCCGCAATCGCCGTGGAACTATCCAAGGGTGAGGACCTGTTCACCCAGATATCCAACGGCGGGATCCCGTGGTTCCTGCTCCCGTGGTTCCTGCTGATCACCGGTGTGTTGTCCGCAGCGTTTTTGATCCCTCTGTTTAGTGGAGTGACCATGGAGTCGAAGTCGAAGCCATTCTGGAGCTCCAATGCTGAGATGTGGAACGGGAGATTTGCTATGCTGGGTTTGGTTGCATTGGCCTTCACCGAGTTTGTCAAGGGTGGGGCCCTAATTGTGTAG
- the LOC131317705 gene encoding perakine reductase-like isoform X1 produces MEQQNSQIQVPKVKLGSQGLEVSTLGFGCGGLSGILNAPLSHEAGCSLIIDAFQKGITYFDTADICGQNRDNEIMVGKALKQLPREQIQISTKFGIIMSADMSHVEVNGTPQYVRQCCEASLKWLDVDYIDLYYQHRVDSSVPIEDTMGELKKLVEEGKIKYIGLSEASVDTIRRAHAIHPITAVQMEYSLWAREIEEDVLPLCRELGIGVVAYSPLGHGFFGGKGVVESLPSESFLAWHPRFTGENLEKNKFLYAHFADLAEKHACSPAQLALAWLLHQGNDVVPIPGTTKVKNLDANIGSLTVKLTTKDLKEISDAIPTDQVGGQRQVQVFLPFSYRSANTPPKA; encoded by the exons ATGGAGCAGCAGAATTCCCAAATCCAAGTCCCGAAAGTGAAATTGGGCAGCCAAGGCTTGGAG GTTTCTACTTTGGGCTTTGGATGCGGAGGACTTTCTGGAATATTAAATGCTCCACTCTCCCATGAAGCTGGATGTTCCCTTATAATTGATGCATTTCAGAAGGGTATCACCTACTTCGATACAGCTGATATCTGCGGACAAAATCGTGACAATGAGATAATGGTCGGCAAG GCACTGAAGCAGCTGCCTCGAGAACAAATTCAGATATCCACGAAATTCGGAATTATCATGTCCGCCGATATGAGTCATGTAGAGGTCAATGGTACCCCTCAATATGTGCGCCAATGCTGTGAAGCAAGTCTCAAATGGCTTGATGTGGACTATATTGATCTTTATTACCAGCATCGTGTGGACTCCTCTGTGCCAATAGAGGACACT ATGGGCGAGCTGAAGAAGCTAGTGGAGGAGGGGAAAATAAAGTACATTGGATTATCGGAAGCCAGTGTAGACACAATAAGGAGAGCACATGCTATCCATCCAATCACTGCTGTGCAAATGGAGTATTCTCTGTGGGCTCGTGAAATTGAAGAGGATGTACTTCCATTGTGTAG GGAGCTTGGAATCGGGGTAGTGGCATATAGCCCTCTTGGTCATGGGTTCTTTGGTGGGAAGGGAGTTGTGGAAAGCTTGCCTTCAGAAAGCTTTTTG GCTTGGCATCCAAGGTTCACAGGGGAGAATTTagagaaaaacaaatttctctATGCTCATTTTGCAGACTTGGCAGAAAAACATGCCTGCAGCCCTGCTCAGCTAGCTTTGGCATGGCTTCTCCATCAAGGAAATGATGTCGTTCCGATCCCCG GAACAACTAAAGTTAAGAACCTTGATGCCAACATTGGATCTCTGACAGTGAAGCTTacaaccaaggatttgaaagaaatTTCTGATGCAATTCCTACTGATCAAGTGGGTGGACAAAGGCAGGTCCAGgtctttcttccattttcttatAGGTCTGCAAATACCCCACCAAAAGCATAA
- the LOC131317704 gene encoding putative F-box protein At1g47790: MQEDGQRGEEENGKAVATAEEEAAVAVLPHDLVASEVLTRLPAKYLMRFNCVSKLWGSTISKDPAFSKAHCARQQRSGSSSLFITCSDANSFGCFYATRNDSHPSYCEEEEESSFVVSKPHQFTTSCKYEGATEVINGLFCLHAGNCAWICNVSTHEIRELPYSSDLENAQKFKYFFGCASTDNNRKEYKLLKLCLISLFSKITNLIRTYIRVCEILTIGKDQTWRRPWTLVDNPEIELELDRTSVCIDGSLCCWHCNGGDLIVFKFEDESLQKIGLPPKASYSSNAEYGSLLLQFRGHFALLRQKEELIGRGVQHGCLVNRKLDLWVLELNRHDKQGSYEWINHIIDVPCDFPGRGCSFLGNLPLPTGDRMLLTSVVDIAMKKPDVRVYSYDDTKGKFEKFVIGKFPLWSPSSQITSVWWKETNKFRVHYYEEDITPLIDLVFSNKDPSLTSSCTKKEKEEKEKEKKGNGPKRRRRRRRRSRRG, encoded by the coding sequence ATGCAAGAAGATGGGCAGAGAGGTGAAGAGGAAAATGGAAAAGCGGTGGCCACCGCGGAAGAAGAGGCGGCGGTGGCGGTGCTGCCTCACGATTTAGTGGCTTCGGAAGTGCTAACAAGGCTTCCGGCCAAGTATCTGATGCGGTTCAACTGCGTGTCAAAACTGTGGGGCTCAACCATCTCCAAAGATCCTGCCTTTTCCAAGGCCCACTGTGCTCGGCAGCAGCGTTCCGGCTCCTCCTCCCTGTTCATTACGTGTTCGGATGCCAACTCCTTCGGCTGCTTCTACGCAACCCGTAATGATTCTCATCCTTCCTActgcgaagaagaagaagaatcatcCTTCGTTGTTTCGAAGCCTCACCAATTTACTACATCCTGCAAATATGAGGGAGCGACGGAAGTCATCAACGGCCTCTTTTGTTTGCACGCAGGTAATTGCGCTTGGATATGCAACGTCTCTACCCATGAAATTAGGGAGCTTCCTTATTCCTCAGATCTTGAAAATGCCCAAAAGTTCAAATATTTCTTTGGATGTGCTTCTACTGACAATAACAGGAAGGAATACAAGTTACTTAAGTTATGCTTAATTTCTTTGTTCTCCAAAATAACAAATCTTATTAGGACTTATATTAGAGTGTGCGAGATTCTGACTATTGGCAAGGACCAGACATGGAGAAGGCCGTGGACATTGGTAGATAACCCGGAAATCGAATTGGAATTGGACCGAACAAGTGTTTGTATCGACGGATCTCTCTGTTGCTGGCACTGCAATGGGGGCGATTTGATTGTTTTCAAGTTCGAAGATGAGAGCTTGCAAAAGATTGGCCTGCCACCAAAGGCTAGTTACTCCAGTAACGCGGAGTATGGTTCGTTACTGCTGCAATTTAGAGGCCATTTTGCTCTTTTAAGACAGAAGGAGGAGCTTATTGGAAGAGGAGTTCAGCATGGGTGCTTAGTGAACCGGAAATTAGATCTTTGGGTATTAGAGTTGAACAGACACGATAAACAAGGTTCGTATGAATGGATTAACCACATCATCGACGTTCCATGTGATTTTCCTGGTCGGGGATGTAGTTTCCTTGGCAACCTCCCCCTCCCCACAGGTGATCGGATGTTGTTGACTAGCGTAGTGGACATTGCTATGAAGAAGCCGGACGTGCGTGTTTATTCATATGACGACACTAAAGGCAAGTTTGAGAAGTTTGTGATTGGCAAGTTCCCACTGTGGTCGCCGTCGTCCCAAATTACTTCAGTCTGGTGGAAGGAGACAAACAAGTTCCGTGTCCACTATTATGAGGAAGATATCACACCTTTGATAGATTTGGTTTTTAGCAACAAGGATCCGAGTCTCACTTCTAGTTGCACCaaaaaggagaaagaggagaaggagaaggagaagaagggtaACGGACCaaaaaggagaaggagaaggagaaggagaagcagAAGGGGGTAA
- the LOC131317714 gene encoding early light-induced protein 1, chloroplastic-like isoform X2 yields MATSSAMQSILVSLVTTGVAKGLDSSRMTPRCYMPRQQRNSSVVVRCMAEEEVGPVATASPSSPPPPKAKVSTDFFDVLAFSGPAPERINGRLAMTGFVTAIAVELFKGEDVFAQISDGGIPWFLYTTVLLSVASLVPLLSGVTVESKSKGFMSSDAELWNGRVAMLGLVGLALTEYVKGGALV; encoded by the exons ATGGCCACGTCATCGGCAATGCAGTCAATTCTGGTGAGCCTGGTGACGACAGGCGTCGCCAAAGGGTTGGATTCAAGTCGGATGACTCCTCGCTGCTACATGCCGCGCCAACAGAGGAATTCTAGCGTGGTCGTGCGCTGCATGGCCGAG GAGGAAGTGGGACCAGTCGCCACTGCATCGCCGTCGTCACCCCCTCCTCCAAAGGCCAAG GTCAGCACCGATTTCTTCGACGTGCTAGCATTCAGTGGGCCGGCGCCGGAGAGGATCAACGGCAGGCTAGCCATGACAGGGTTCGTGACGGCAATAGCCGTGGAGCTATTCAAGGGCGAGGATGTGTTTGCCCAGATATCCGACGGTGGGATCCCGTGGTTTCTATACACAACCGTTTTGTTATCCGTAGCATCATTGGTACCCCTGTTGAGCGGGGTGACTGTGGAGTCGAAGTCAAAGGGGTTCATGAGCTCTGATGCTGAGCTGTGGAACGGGAGAGTTGCTATGCTGGGTTTGGTTGGATTGGCCCTCACCGAGTATGTTAAAGGTGGAGCCCTTGTGTAG
- the LOC131317714 gene encoding early light-induced protein 1, chloroplastic-like isoform X1 has product MATSSAMQSILVSLVTTGVAKGLDSSRMTPRCYMPRQQRNSSVVVRCMAEDGQKEEVGPVATASPSSPPPPKAKVSTDFFDVLAFSGPAPERINGRLAMTGFVTAIAVELFKGEDVFAQISDGGIPWFLYTTVLLSVASLVPLLSGVTVESKSKGFMSSDAELWNGRVAMLGLVGLALTEYVKGGALV; this is encoded by the exons ATGGCCACGTCATCGGCAATGCAGTCAATTCTGGTGAGCCTGGTGACGACAGGCGTCGCCAAAGGGTTGGATTCAAGTCGGATGACTCCTCGCTGCTACATGCCGCGCCAACAGAGGAATTCTAGCGTGGTCGTGCGCTGCATGGCCGAG GATGGTCAGAAGGAGGAAGTGGGACCAGTCGCCACTGCATCGCCGTCGTCACCCCCTCCTCCAAAGGCCAAG GTCAGCACCGATTTCTTCGACGTGCTAGCATTCAGTGGGCCGGCGCCGGAGAGGATCAACGGCAGGCTAGCCATGACAGGGTTCGTGACGGCAATAGCCGTGGAGCTATTCAAGGGCGAGGATGTGTTTGCCCAGATATCCGACGGTGGGATCCCGTGGTTTCTATACACAACCGTTTTGTTATCCGTAGCATCATTGGTACCCCTGTTGAGCGGGGTGACTGTGGAGTCGAAGTCAAAGGGGTTCATGAGCTCTGATGCTGAGCTGTGGAACGGGAGAGTTGCTATGCTGGGTTTGGTTGGATTGGCCCTCACCGAGTATGTTAAAGGTGGAGCCCTTGTGTAG
- the LOC131317705 gene encoding perakine reductase-like isoform X2, with amino-acid sequence MKYHAMGSIEVFFSTFKVELDSDESDIRLKFASDTYILVHALKQLPREQIQISTKFGIIMSADMSHVEVNGTPQYVRQCCEASLKWLDVDYIDLYYQHRVDSSVPIEDTMGELKKLVEEGKIKYIGLSEASVDTIRRAHAIHPITAVQMEYSLWAREIEEDVLPLCRELGIGVVAYSPLGHGFFGGKGVVESLPSESFLAWHPRFTGENLEKNKFLYAHFADLAEKHACSPAQLALAWLLHQGNDVVPIPGTTKVKNLDANIGSLTVKLTTKDLKEISDAIPTDQVGGQRQVQVFLPFSYRSANTPPKA; translated from the exons ATGAAATACCATGCAATGGGTTCTATTGAGGTATTTTTTTCAACGTTCAAAGTTGAATTAGACAGTGATGAATCTGACATTAGACTCAAATTCGCATCTGACACGTATATATTGGTTCAT GCACTGAAGCAGCTGCCTCGAGAACAAATTCAGATATCCACGAAATTCGGAATTATCATGTCCGCCGATATGAGTCATGTAGAGGTCAATGGTACCCCTCAATATGTGCGCCAATGCTGTGAAGCAAGTCTCAAATGGCTTGATGTGGACTATATTGATCTTTATTACCAGCATCGTGTGGACTCCTCTGTGCCAATAGAGGACACT ATGGGCGAGCTGAAGAAGCTAGTGGAGGAGGGGAAAATAAAGTACATTGGATTATCGGAAGCCAGTGTAGACACAATAAGGAGAGCACATGCTATCCATCCAATCACTGCTGTGCAAATGGAGTATTCTCTGTGGGCTCGTGAAATTGAAGAGGATGTACTTCCATTGTGTAG GGAGCTTGGAATCGGGGTAGTGGCATATAGCCCTCTTGGTCATGGGTTCTTTGGTGGGAAGGGAGTTGTGGAAAGCTTGCCTTCAGAAAGCTTTTTG GCTTGGCATCCAAGGTTCACAGGGGAGAATTTagagaaaaacaaatttctctATGCTCATTTTGCAGACTTGGCAGAAAAACATGCCTGCAGCCCTGCTCAGCTAGCTTTGGCATGGCTTCTCCATCAAGGAAATGATGTCGTTCCGATCCCCG GAACAACTAAAGTTAAGAACCTTGATGCCAACATTGGATCTCTGACAGTGAAGCTTacaaccaaggatttgaaagaaatTTCTGATGCAATTCCTACTGATCAAGTGGGTGGACAAAGGCAGGTCCAGgtctttcttccattttcttatAGGTCTGCAAATACCCCACCAAAAGCATAA